A portion of the Apteryx mantelli isolate bAptMan1 unplaced genomic scaffold, bAptMan1.hap1 HAP1_SCAFFOLD_40, whole genome shotgun sequence genome contains these proteins:
- the LOC136996497 gene encoding SUN domain-containing protein 3-like, whose amino-acid sequence MKAENEEQGLFLGEFTYMAAEHPFETFQLKNERSDSIQYVKLEVLSNWGHPEYTCVYRLRVHGDAVPTEEDSAWHSAGNNRVH is encoded by the exons atgaaggcagaaaacgaggagcaggggctgttcctaggagagttcacgtacatggctgcagaacatccctttgagactttccagctgaag aacgagcgctctgactccatacaatacgtgaagctggaggtgctgagcaactggggccacccggaatacacatgcgtgtatcgactgagggtccacggtgatgcggtacccaccgaagaggactctgcgtggcactctgctggaaacaacagagttcactga